Sequence from the Candidatus Paceibacterota bacterium genome:
GAGAGAACGGCGGAAAATTTATCGGTAGGCAAGACTTTGCTGGAGAGAGAAGAATTTGAAAAGATGATTGGTTTCGCGAGACGAATTTCAAATTCGGTTTTTCCGATTTGCGAAATACATTTTGTTAAAGACGGCGTCTGTGAATTTTGGGACGAAGACGGAGTGAAAATTATAATTAACGAGAAAGACGATTTTAATTTGATTTTTGCCAATTTGGAAACGGCTTTTTCTGAAATTTTTGAAAAAGAAAAAAAGACGGCGAAGGATGCCGAGTATATAGACTTGCGTTTTGGCAATAAAGTTTTTTTCAAATGGAAATAAAAAAAACAAAAAAAGCGGTTTGGTCTTTAGCGGCTTTGTCCGTCGGTTTTTTAGTCCCCATGGTTTTTTTCAGCGCCATGGAAAAGCCTGCCGCTGAATTTTTGGCCGGCAGGGTACTTTCGGGATTTTCAAACAATATCGCTGCTTCTCCGGTTTTGACTCCTAAAGAGCCGTTTCTTTTGGTTTTTGTCGGCGATATAATGCTGGATAGAGGAGTTGAAAATTCGGTTTTCAAAAATGCTTCCGGAGATTTTTCCTTTCTTTTTGAAAAAGCGGGATTTTTAAAAGAGGCTGATGTCCTTTTTGGCAACCTTGAAGGAAGTGTTTCTGTTTCAGGTTCTGACCAGGGAAGCGAAATTTCTTTCCGTTTTTCTCCGGCAGTCCTTCTGGCTTTAAAATCCGCGGGTTTTGATGCCGTTTCCGTGGCGAACAATCACGCGGCTGATTGGGGCAAGGAGGCGTTTTCCGAAAGTGTCAGACTTTTGAAAAATTTTGATATTTTGCCCGTAGGAGGAGGAGAAGATAAAGATGACGCGCAAAGACCGCGAATAGTGGAATATAACGGAACCAAAATCGGATTTCTGGGTTTTAGCGATGTCGGGCCGAAATGGCTTGAAGCCGGAGAAAACAAAGAGGGCATTTTGAATGTTTCTGACGATTTTTCTTCGGTCATAAAAAAGGCTTCCGAGCAAGCCGATGTACTGGTTGTTTCTTTTCATTTTGGCGAGGAATATGAACCGGCGGCAAACGAGAGGCAGAAAATTTTATCAAAAACCGCGATTGATTCCGGAGCGAAAATCGTTATCGGTCATCACCCTCACGTGATGCAGGAATTTGAAGATTACAATGGCGGGCTGATAGCTTACAGCTTGGGAAATTTTATTTTTGACCAGAACTTTTCAGACGAAACAATGAGCGGCGCCGCTCTCGCTGTTTATATTGAAGGGAAAGAGATTACGGCTGTTAAAAAAATAGGC
This genomic interval carries:
- a CDS encoding CapA family protein, whose amino-acid sequence is MEIKKTKKAVWSLAALSVGFLVPMVFFSAMEKPAAEFLAGRVLSGFSNNIAASPVLTPKEPFLLVFVGDIMLDRGVENSVFKNASGDFSFLFEKAGFLKEADVLFGNLEGSVSVSGSDQGSEISFRFSPAVLLALKSAGFDAVSVANNHAADWGKEAFSESVRLLKNFDILPVGGGEDKDDAQRPRIVEYNGTKIGFLGFSDVGPKWLEAGENKEGILNVSDDFSSVIKKASEQADVLVVSFHFGEEYEPAANERQKILSKTAIDSGAKIVIGHHPHVMQEFEDYNGGLIAYSLGNFIFDQNFSDETMSGAALAVYIEGKEITAVKKIGVNIDQTFRPEER